The Maniola hyperantus chromosome 12, iAphHyp1.2, whole genome shotgun sequence genome has a segment encoding these proteins:
- the Rel gene encoding nuclear factor NF-kappa-B p110 subunit, whose translation MSTSETDLSDSNLESPFSQSDSPYSSPSQQVPQLANFISELSCKDTIQQRGNMPYLQIVEQPQNHFRFRYKSEMIGTHGCLLGKSTSSSKTKTHPTVELCNYYGQALLRCRLVRHDADEEHPHRLLEDDQDRDVTGVLPQRGSYRVAFSGIGIIHTAKKDVAALMYQKYMQDKHGSASMNENGIRLMCENNAKNINLNIVRLKFSAHDLKTDKEICPPVFSEPIHNMKSAATNDLKICRISRCYGRPQGSDDVFILVEKVNKKNIMIRFFELDERGERTWNATGTFLQSDVHHQYAIVFRTPQYRDPKISKDVTVYMELVRPSDGRTSEPKEFTYKAETIYKQNKKRKANSYSSYSSLESVSGGSVKLNSNDVPISVENVNLNNNFFSKNDEEMKEIPAYTIKVPEMQQVAPTSDSMMADAILYDIGSTPLSMEPPLKFSPMLGQPNVPAPPGLPDLPLHSSEMDRILERPIDSAEKKLFLDTDLSEYFKQFDGSLPDMNEPGVIDILKLSMFATDSGRAENVKDATNVTIKEESPKLNAKQTNAGEYSAVYKLEDGQEVKKLVKELCEIIRNKTTYKKQVVRSKLERLFGMRLCNGDTFLHMTLCSNQPSLEYIVKLIHSMKMTKLLNLKNNQMQTILHLAISNDSPKLVSFLVSKGCNPMEENHEGNNAVHYAVICQTCLGPLLEAVKTHGVSCDINAYNNEKQSPLHLAVIYASVESAATLLKHGASTNARDASGRTPLHLAATDDCLDVARLLVEDVPPSDIDVVDGKGYTALQIVCDGPVRPNTLEIAKLLLEKKADPMKHEEYNQAAWRLARSKPALLELLQQHADLPPFDDDVKSEPEDDFESADEGESEGGLAELPLYVEELAAVLDERRAWRELARRLRKESLLAWYGATPSPTRTLLNHIKECDDGITSKSLALLLDDIGYFDAAMIVRRYLND comes from the exons atgtCGACAAGTGAAACAGATTTAAGTGATTCTAATTTAGAATCGCCGTTTTCGCAATCGGACTCCCCTTATAGTTCACCATCTCAACAAGTACCACAACTTGCCAATTTCATATCGGAGTTGTCATGTAAAGATACAATTCAACAGAGAG GCAATATGCCATATCTCCAGATTGTGGAGCAACCACAGAACCACTTCCGGTTTAGGTACAAAAGTGAAATGATTGGGACACATGGCTGTCTTCTTGGAAAGTCCACATCATCCAGCAAAACAAAAACACATCCAACTGTAGAA TTATGTAACTACTATGGGCAAGCACTGTTAAGATGCAGATTAGTGAGGCATGATGCTGATGAAGAACACCCTCACCGGTTGCTGGAAGATGACCAGGACCGGGATGTGACGGGTGTTCTGCCGCAACGTGGGAGCTACAGAGTAGC GTTTAGTGGCATAGGTATAATACATACTGCCAAAAAAGATGTTGCAGCATTGATGTATCAAAAATATATGCAAGATAAACATGGAAGTGCATCTATGAATGAAAATGGg ATTCGCCTAATGTGTGAAAATAACGCGAAAAACATCAACTTAAATATCGTTCGGCTAAAATTCAGCGCCCACGATTTGAAAACGGATAAAGAGATTTGCCCACCCGTGTTCTCTGAACCCATTCACAATATGA agagTGCGGCTACAAATGATTTGAAGATATGCCGAATAAGTCGATGTTACGGCCGGCCCCAGGGTAGCGATGACGTCTTCATACTTGTAGAAAAAGTTAATAAAA AAAACATTATGATTCGATTTTTTGAATTGGATGAGAGAGGTGAACGTACGTGGAACGCTACAGGGACGTTTTTGCAGAGCGACGTACATCACCAATATGCGATTGTTTTCAG GACACCGCAGTATAGGGACCCGAAAATTTCAAAAGATGTTACAGTTTATATGGAGCTAGTTCGGCCGTCCGACGGGAGGACCAGCGAACCCAAAGAGTTTACCTACAAGGCGGAAACCATTTataagcaaaataaaaaaagaaaagccaATAGTTATTCTTCATACTCTTCCTTAGAGAGTGTATCTG GTGGTTCAGTGAAATTGAATTCCAATGATGTGCCCATATCTGTAGAGAATGTTAAT cTAAACAATAATTTCTTTAGTAAAAATGACGAGGAAATGAAGGAAATCCCCGCATACACCATAAAA GTTCCCGAAATGCAGCAAGTGGCGCCGACGTCGGACTCTATGATGGCAGACGCGATCCTGTACGACATAGGCTCGACTCCACTCAGCATGGAGCCGCCGCTCAAGTTCAGCCCCATGCTGGGCCAGCCCAATGTGCCCGCGCCGCCCGGCCTGCCCGACCTGCCGCTGCACTCCTCGGAGATGGACCGCATCCTGGAGCGTCCAATCGACTCCGCGGAGAAGAAGCTCTTCTTGGATACTGACCTGAGCG AATATTTTAAACAGTTCGATGGCAGTTTACCGGATATGAATGAG CCGGGCGTTATAGACATTCTCAAATTATCAATGTTCGCGACGGATTCCGGCAGAGCGGAG aaTGTGAAAGACGCTACAAATGTGACTATTAAAGAAGAAAGTCCGAAACTTAACGCCAAACAGACGAACGCCGGAGAATATTCTGCCGTTTATAAGTTAGAGGACGGCCAGGAAGTCAAAAAG CTGGTGAAGGAGCTCTGCGAAATTATTAGAAACAAAACAACATATAAGAAGCAAGTTGTCAGGAGTAAATTGGAAAGGCTATTTGGAATGCGATTGTGCAATGGAGATAc TTTTCTCCACATGACTCTATGCAGTAACCAGCCGAGCTTGGAATACATTGTGAAGCTGATACACAGTATGAAAATGACGAaattattgaatttaaaaaacaatcaGATGCAAACCATACTTCATCTTGCAATTAGTAACGATTCCCCAAAGCTCGTGTCGTTTTTAGTCTCAAAAG GGTGTAACCCGATGGAAGAAAACCACGAAGGGAACAACGCTGTGCACTACGCGGTTATCTGCCAAACGTGTCTCGGACCCTTGCTGGAAGCCGTCAAGACCCACGGCGTCAGTTGCGACATCAACGCCTACAATAACG AGAAGCAGAGTCCGTTGCATTTGGCGGTGATATACGCGTCTGTGGAGAGCGCCGCAACACTGCTGAAGCACGGCGCGAGCACGAACGCGCGCGACGCCAGCGGCCGCACGCCGCTGCACCTCGCCGCCACGGACGACTGCCTCGACGTCGCGCGACTGCTGGTCGAAGACGTGCCGCCT AGCGACATCGACGTTGTGGACGGAAAAGGTTACACTGCGTTGCAAATAGTTTGCGACGGTCCAGTGAGGCCGAACACCCTGGAGATCGCAAAACTTCTACTTGAGAAAAAA GCGGATCCGATGAAGCACGAGGAGTACAACCAGGCCGCGTGGCGCCTGGCGCGCAGCAAACCCGCGCTGCTGGAGCTGCTGCAGCAGCACGCCGACCTGCCGCCGTTCGACGACGACGTCAAGTCCGAGCCCGAGGACGACTTCGAGTCCGCAGACGAGGGC GAGTCAGAGGGCGGGCTGGCGGAGCTGCCGCTGTACGTGGAGGAGCTGGCGGCGGTGCTGGACGAGCGGCGCGCGTGGCGCGAGCTGGCGCGTCGCCTCAGGAAGGAGTCGCTGCTGGCCTGGTACGGTGCCACGCCCAGCCCCACGAGGACCCTCCTCAACCACATCAAG gAGTGTGATGACGGCATCACTTCAAAGTCATTGGCGCTTTTACTAGACGACATTGGATATTTTGATGCGGCTATGATCGTAAGAAGATACCTCAACGATTGA